The Natronosporangium hydrolyticum nucleotide sequence GCGGAGCGGGTCGCCGCAGCAGCGGGGGTCTCGGTGGCATCGGCCCGTGCGGTGCCGCCGCCCAAGAAGGCGTAGTGGCCGACCCTGCCGGTGGCGCGCCGCAACGAGGCGGCGGGGATCGGCTCGGCGTAGCAACGGGCCACCTCCGAGGCCGGCACGATCTCGTCGGCCTCGGCCAGCCAGACCCGGGTTGGTCGGGTGATCGCGGCGAGGCTACCCGGGTCGAGCACGGCGCCCAGTGAGGGGCAGATGAGGAAACCTGCGCCGACTCGTGGGTCGGTGTAGTCTCGGCCGACCGCGTCGAGCCACTGCCGCTGTTCTTCCTCGGTGACCGCGGCTCGCAGCTCCGCAAGCAGCGTCGGGTACTCCGGGGTAGGCGGGCTCTCGATGTCGCCGTGGGCGATCGCGGCGAAGCGTGCCGGCAGCACCCGGGCGCCCAGCAGCGCAGCCACCGAGTAACCGCCCAGTGAGAATCCGGCTGCGCCGACCGAGCCGATCTCCTCCGACACCGACAGGCGATCTAGCAGGTAGCGCAGGTCCAGCGGGCGGTCCCACCAGCAGACGAATGCCTGCGGCCGATATTGGTCCACGAAGGTATTGCCGTGGTGGTCGACCCCGGCCACCAGGAAACCAGCATCGGCCAGCGCGGTGGCGAGCCAGGTCAGGTTCTGCGCGGCGCCGCCAGTGCCATGGGACAGCAACACCACATCGGGCGGTGAGTCGGCGGGCTTCGGCCGCCACAGATGCACCCGGATCGGCCGGTCACCCGAACCGTCCCACGCCGGCCGGGAAGGGTCGTGCAGTAGGTGAAACTCGGTGGCCGTCACAATTCGACTGTACGGGTGGCGGGAGGTGGTCCCGCCACCCGCGTACGGTCAGTCGCGGTGCCACCAGCGTGGCTGCTCCGGAGGCGGCACAGTCACCGCATCCGGGGTCGGTACGCGGTGGGGCGTGGCCG carries:
- a CDS encoding alpha/beta hydrolase family protein translates to MTATEFHLLHDPSRPAWDGSGDRPIRVHLWRPKPADSPPDVVLLSHGTGGAAQNLTWLATALADAGFLVAGVDHHGNTFVDQYRPQAFVCWWDRPLDLRYLLDRLSVSEEIGSVGAAGFSLGGYSVAALLGARVLPARFAAIAHGDIESPPTPEYPTLLAELRAAVTEEEQRQWLDAVGRDYTDPRVGAGFLICPSLGAVLDPGSLAAITRPTRVWLAEADEIVPASEVARCYAEPIPAASLRRATGRVGHYAFLGGGTARADATETPAAAATRSATETTTAVAPTGAVDDGVAELTAAAAATGDLGALTRRRVAADAVDFFQGTLRQD